One part of the Bacteroidia bacterium genome encodes these proteins:
- a CDS encoding alpha/beta hydrolase, translating into MLHYTTYKKDPSAEWVTFIHGAGGSSSIWFRQIRDFRKHYNVLLIDLRGHGKSKQAIYEKLKRYTFDVIGDEVIEVLDHLGIAKTHYVGISLGTIIIREMSERHPERTSSMILGGAVMKINVRGQILMRMGVLLQSVLPYLFLYRFFAFIIMPRQRHKESRNLFINEAKKLYTKEFKRWFTLVSQVNPLLHFFRIKDSGIPTLYIMGSEDYMFLPSISKLVRNHTSSTLFVIPQCGHVVNVEQPEVFNREVIGYLKGLI; encoded by the coding sequence TTGCTCCATTATACCACCTATAAAAAAGACCCCTCAGCCGAATGGGTAACCTTTATCCACGGCGCAGGAGGAAGCAGTTCTATCTGGTTTAGACAAATCAGAGACTTCCGCAAGCACTACAATGTTTTGCTGATCGACCTGCGGGGTCATGGCAAATCCAAACAAGCCATTTACGAGAAGCTAAAGCGATATACCTTCGACGTGATTGGAGATGAAGTGATTGAAGTTCTGGATCATTTAGGCATAGCCAAAACTCATTATGTTGGGATCTCACTGGGAACCATCATCATCAGAGAAATGAGTGAGCGGCATCCGGAAAGAACCAGTAGTATGATATTGGGAGGGGCGGTAATGAAGATCAATGTTAGAGGCCAAATTCTCATGCGCATGGGAGTGCTTTTACAATCGGTCCTTCCTTATCTATTCTTGTACCGTTTTTTTGCTTTTATCATCATGCCCCGGCAGCGGCATAAGGAATCCCGCAATCTCTTCATAAACGAGGCTAAAAAGCTTTACACAAAGGAATTTAAACGATGGTTTACCCTGGTCTCTCAGGTAAATCCTCTACTTCACTTTTTTAGGATTAAAGATTCGGGCATACCAACTCTTTACATCATGGGATCGGAGGACTATATGTTTTTACCTTCCATCAGCAAACTGGTCAGGAACCATACCTCCTCCACCTTATTTGTGATTCCTCAATGTGGGCATGTGGTGAATGTAGAGCAGCCGGAAGTTTTTAACCGCGAAGTGATTGGATATTTAAAAGGATTGATTTAG
- a CDS encoding radical SAM protein, translating into MLYVKDEKSLKKSLIPSFPSPFLPENAWEKKVLKGKVVQTFLKRSFQAVGSPLKVYKALKELNKRGAIANDYPAFQKVAKVDGRYYWRMGNPGYPSKAFQRVFDNELNRVAPFKKSSGLRTIVLAITKKCPLACEHCFEWNNLNKKETLSLSDLIKIVSDYQEHGNTQFLLSGGEPMVRVKDLYKLLEAVDTEASDFWIYSSGFGFTREHAFGLKERGLRGVLWSLDHHEEEKHDSFRGYPGAFQAVMDSIGYAKEAGLVPGFSVCVRPEYIEPEDIEQLMELARQLGMVFIRILEARPTGRYQGKAVSLSEEQIEQLKKLYFRYNTDPEYWDYPILDWLDHQQRLAGCYGGGNRYLYIDTDGAIHACPFCSRKAANTLKQSPEEVIEALESNSCSLFGKSLI; encoded by the coding sequence ATGCTTTATGTAAAAGACGAGAAATCACTAAAGAAATCCCTGATTCCTTCCTTCCCATCTCCCTTTCTTCCGGAAAATGCCTGGGAGAAAAAAGTACTCAAGGGGAAAGTTGTTCAGACTTTCCTTAAACGATCATTTCAGGCAGTGGGCAGTCCCCTAAAGGTGTATAAAGCCTTGAAGGAATTGAACAAACGGGGAGCCATTGCCAATGATTATCCCGCCTTTCAGAAAGTGGCCAAAGTTGATGGGCGCTATTATTGGCGAATGGGAAATCCCGGATATCCATCCAAAGCCTTTCAGCGAGTTTTTGATAATGAACTTAATCGGGTAGCTCCTTTTAAAAAGAGCAGCGGCTTGCGAACCATTGTACTCGCCATAACAAAAAAATGTCCACTTGCATGTGAGCATTGTTTTGAATGGAATAACCTCAATAAGAAAGAAACGCTTAGTCTTTCTGATCTGATCAAAATTGTTTCCGACTATCAGGAACATGGAAATACCCAATTCCTTTTGAGTGGTGGAGAGCCTATGGTCAGAGTCAAGGATCTCTACAAATTGCTGGAAGCGGTAGATACAGAGGCTTCAGATTTTTGGATCTATAGTTCTGGCTTTGGGTTCACGAGAGAGCATGCATTTGGCTTAAAGGAGCGGGGCCTGCGCGGGGTCTTATGGAGTCTGGATCATCATGAAGAAGAAAAACATGATTCATTCAGAGGCTATCCCGGTGCTTTCCAGGCCGTAATGGATTCAATTGGATATGCTAAAGAAGCGGGCCTGGTTCCGGGTTTTTCAGTCTGCGTACGGCCAGAATACATAGAACCAGAAGACATCGAGCAACTTATGGAGCTGGCCAGGCAGTTGGGAATGGTTTTTATTCGGATTCTGGAAGCGCGACCGACGGGAAGATACCAGGGGAAAGCTGTTTCCCTTTCCGAAGAACAAATCGAGCAATTAAAAAAACTTTACTTCCGCTATAATACCGATCCCGAGTATTGGGACTATCCCATTCTTGACTGGCTGGATCATCAACAACGATTGGCGGGATGCTATGGGGGAGGCAATCGCTACCTGTATATAGATACAGATGGTGCCATTCATGCCTGTCCTTTTTGTAGTCGAAAAGCCGCGAATACCCTCAAACAAAGTCCGGAGGAAGTTATCGAGGCCCTGGAAAGCAATTCCTGTAGTCTTTTCGGTAAAAGCCTCATATAG
- a CDS encoding serine hydrolase domain-containing protein produces MKILSLSLSLLLSLIIFSTHAQDNLQKLHAELKAHYESSDLPGFSISVINRGGNLITSSHGFADIKNKIPYSSSSLQNLGSVSKTVTGLALIKAIEHTDLTMSSPINDFLPFEIHNPHFPDQPILVRHLANHTSSILDTKYYGQSYVLNVEPEDKEGMHTDYLDFIRSHEKMELADFVQKILSKGGKWYKKKNFIKSAPGTQKEYSNLNAAVAALIVEQSSGMSFKDFTRKYIFEPLKMKNTAWSFENLSKEEQSTLYFPSKLIVPKYGLITYPDGGLVSNVDDLKKYLTEMIRAFRGESTYLSYRYAKLLLPGDDNDIRAFWGMGEKSRNIGHGGSDPGAQTDIQFNADTQIGRIILCNVNAEDNDALWEQYRQIHNIIAKYENDLLDP; encoded by the coding sequence ATGAAAATTCTATCTCTTTCCCTGAGTCTACTCCTTAGCCTGATTATCTTTTCCACACACGCACAGGATAATCTTCAAAAACTTCATGCAGAATTAAAAGCTCATTATGAGTCATCAGATTTACCAGGCTTTTCTATTTCTGTGATAAACCGAGGGGGAAACCTCATTACATCTTCGCATGGTTTTGCCGACATTAAAAATAAAATTCCTTATTCTTCGAGTAGCCTGCAAAATCTGGGGTCTGTCAGTAAAACCGTAACCGGTCTGGCATTAATCAAAGCCATTGAGCATACGGATCTGACAATGTCCAGTCCCATCAATGACTTCCTCCCCTTTGAAATACATAATCCCCATTTCCCTGATCAGCCGATTCTGGTAAGACATCTCGCCAATCATACTTCCAGCATTCTGGACACGAAATACTATGGACAAAGCTATGTCCTGAATGTTGAGCCGGAGGACAAAGAAGGTATGCATACGGATTATCTGGATTTTATCCGCTCGCATGAAAAAATGGAATTGGCAGATTTTGTACAAAAGATTTTGAGCAAAGGAGGTAAATGGTATAAAAAGAAAAACTTTATCAAATCAGCTCCCGGCACTCAGAAAGAATACAGCAATCTTAATGCAGCAGTTGCAGCCCTGATTGTCGAGCAAAGCAGTGGAATGTCTTTCAAAGATTTCACTCGGAAATACATTTTTGAGCCCTTAAAAATGAAAAACACCGCCTGGTCATTTGAAAACTTATCTAAAGAAGAGCAGAGTACGCTTTATTTCCCAAGCAAACTCATCGTCCCCAAATACGGCCTAATCACCTATCCGGATGGAGGCCTCGTGAGCAATGTAGATGATCTCAAAAAATATCTCACAGAGATGATACGGGCATTTAGAGGAGAAAGCACCTACCTAAGTTATAGATACGCCAAACTACTTTTGCCAGGAGATGATAATGATATTCGTGCCTTTTGGGGCATGGGCGAAAAAAGCCGAAATATCGGTCATGGAGGCAGCGATCCCGGTGCACAGACAGATATCCAGTTCAATGCCGACACCCAAATCGGGAGAATCATTCTTTGTAATGTCAACGCAGAAGACAATGACGCCCTTTGGGAGCAATACCGGCAAATCCATAATATCATCGCGAAGTATGAGAATGATTTGCTGGATCCCTGA
- a CDS encoding PIG-L family deacetylase, giving the protein MKNLVLASLFLGLLLSCQTEVKENTETTEERFLLIVAHPDDETAIGPVLAKYAKEHPVHLIIATNGDLGVTEHAGIPAGDSLVQIRKKEAICSCEKLGINPPVFLGLKDQLEMKDMGKYYGQLDLMKTLIKKEIDRIKPSKILTFGPDGDTGHPDHRMVGIITTEIYLREGLSREVDLYYYGWTKKQAAKYWDWNLNYLADEEFNYRISFSEAEEQQALESITCYQSQYSEEEIDRWIKLEQEDQENVLYFRKFHTEYNLQTEL; this is encoded by the coding sequence ATGAAAAATCTGGTCCTTGCTTCTTTATTCCTCGGCCTCCTCCTTTCCTGCCAAACAGAGGTAAAGGAAAATACCGAAACTACAGAAGAGCGCTTCCTCCTCATAGTTGCACATCCCGATGATGAAACCGCCATAGGCCCAGTCCTGGCAAAATATGCTAAAGAACATCCTGTACACCTCATCATTGCAACCAATGGAGATCTTGGCGTAACGGAGCATGCAGGCATTCCCGCCGGGGATTCTTTGGTACAGATCAGAAAAAAAGAAGCCATTTGTTCCTGCGAAAAACTGGGCATCAATCCCCCGGTTTTTCTGGGCTTAAAGGATCAATTGGAAATGAAGGACATGGGGAAATATTATGGCCAGTTGGACCTGATGAAAACCCTGATCAAAAAAGAAATTGACAGAATAAAACCGAGCAAGATTCTCACCTTTGGACCAGATGGCGATACGGGTCATCCTGATCATCGCATGGTCGGCATCATTACGACAGAGATTTACTTGCGTGAAGGCTTAAGCAGGGAAGTTGATCTGTACTATTACGGATGGACAAAGAAACAAGCCGCAAAATATTGGGATTGGAACTTAAATTATCTGGCAGATGAGGAGTTCAATTATAGGATCTCATTTAGTGAAGCAGAAGAGCAGCAAGCACTCGAGTCCATAACTTGCTATCAAAGCCAATATTCGGAAGAAGAAATTGATCGCTGGATAAAGTTGGAACAGGAGGATCAGGAAAATGTATTGTACTTCCGAAAATTTCATACAGAATACAACTTACAAACTGAACTTTAG
- a CDS encoding UPF0175 family protein, which produces MRNLVVSAELLEELQLSPSELLIELAVYLYDKEKLTLGQAKKLAGLNQIAFQAELAKRDVYLKYDVDDLETDLKNLNLRD; this is translated from the coding sequence ATGCGGAATCTAGTCGTTTCAGCTGAGTTATTAGAAGAACTTCAATTGAGTCCTTCAGAACTTCTTATTGAGCTTGCAGTCTATCTTTACGACAAAGAAAAACTGACCCTGGGCCAGGCAAAAAAACTTGCGGGCCTCAATCAAATTGCTTTTCAAGCTGAACTCGCGAAAAGAGATGTTTACCTAAAATACGATGTAGATGACCTGGAAACAGATCTTAAGAATCTGAATCTTCGGGATTGA
- a CDS encoding tetratricopeptide repeat protein: MNTFQLNPEDKQWVDDNFAAFIQIFGLPAKDSSPVIINADFFPHVIADKKIRLPQLIEDLSQLFQLNAKHIRFAYIEDLKRKEVPKAIRKRNYETHVVQEEDSFTLFISRNLLQEPRRLIFLLMYEFLQIKMLGSALIFEVMDDIGPFMCIAGVYFGLGVLISRNVYSYGKPNYEYWDSKWMSPGAAADEIMAYALALYTQLKEEKDPDWIKLLPSDFSIDYQFALRFLNDSDTDLTARADIKFSLEFQKASDFSQEKKYDKAIEAMQSLIDLAPDEINLSIVYNNLGYYQSLNGNYEASIPCYEKALELNPDFSYAYDNMGYAYIRMGFPDKGRACIKEALLSNENDVAYSFRNLALYHLAKGEIEEARGYFELSYENISQPVDLLDFHYAEFLLEVGEREKGMEYLQRSVNKGEPVAIRKMQSLRGLI; this comes from the coding sequence ATGAATACATTTCAGCTAAATCCAGAGGATAAACAATGGGTAGACGATAATTTCGCTGCCTTTATTCAAATATTTGGCCTACCCGCAAAGGATAGTTCTCCGGTAATCATCAATGCCGATTTCTTTCCGCATGTAATTGCTGATAAAAAGATTCGACTACCTCAGTTGATAGAGGACCTCAGTCAGCTATTTCAATTGAATGCGAAGCACATTCGATTCGCCTATATAGAAGACCTGAAGCGAAAAGAGGTCCCGAAAGCGATTCGTAAGCGAAATTACGAGACCCACGTAGTTCAGGAAGAGGACAGCTTTACCCTTTTCATCAGCAGAAACCTTCTTCAGGAACCCCGCAGACTCATTTTCCTCCTGATGTATGAGTTCCTGCAGATAAAAATGCTGGGGAGTGCCCTGATTTTTGAAGTGATGGACGATATCGGCCCATTTATGTGCATAGCCGGCGTTTATTTTGGATTAGGAGTGCTCATTTCGAGGAATGTTTATTCCTATGGCAAGCCCAATTACGAGTATTGGGATAGCAAGTGGATGAGTCCGGGAGCAGCGGCAGATGAGATTATGGCCTATGCGCTGGCTCTATATACCCAGTTAAAAGAAGAAAAAGATCCTGACTGGATAAAACTATTACCTTCGGACTTTAGCATCGATTATCAGTTTGCCCTGCGCTTCCTGAATGATTCAGATACTGATCTTACCGCAAGAGCAGATATAAAATTTAGCCTGGAATTTCAGAAGGCGTCTGATTTTTCTCAGGAGAAAAAATACGACAAAGCCATTGAGGCAATGCAATCCTTAATTGACCTGGCTCCAGATGAGATAAATCTATCGATCGTATATAATAACCTCGGTTATTACCAAAGCCTCAATGGAAATTATGAAGCAAGTATTCCCTGTTACGAAAAAGCGCTGGAATTGAATCCCGACTTTAGTTATGCCTATGATAATATGGGATATGCCTATATCAGAATGGGATTCCCCGACAAAGGCAGGGCCTGTATCAAGGAAGCTTTATTAAGTAATGAGAATGATGTCGCCTATTCATTTAGAAATCTAGCTCTCTACCACCTTGCAAAGGGTGAGATAGAAGAAGCAAGAGGCTATTTCGAGCTTTCTTATGAGAATATCAGCCAGCCCGTCGATTTGCTGGATTTTCATTATGCAGAATTCTTGTTGGAAGTTGGGGAAAGGGAAAAAGGCATGGAATATTTACAACGATCCGTAAATAAGGGCGAGCCAGTAGCTATACGAAAAATGCAAAGCCTGAGAGGCCTTATATAA
- a CDS encoding outer membrane beta-barrel protein: protein MKKALLIGLCLLWVMQTASAQTNLHMGLEAGIVRGFLKVPPVDLTSSLFRGEILNSLGPRLGLNLRYQLKSQISLKTGIYYTQKGAATILQPSPFGRGGILLIPGENLNFSFTQIPIMLRFHPLKIRGFYLGMGPYLGMLISHPHKGFENLPSYTPKNTFDLGFGLALGQEFAVHNSNYLALEMSFELGTNDMSNFSDYRISQGSLLPRAFNFGISYFFLPR from the coding sequence ATGAAAAAAGCGCTACTTATCGGGCTTTGCCTTTTGTGGGTGATGCAAACTGCTTCCGCCCAAACCAACTTACATATGGGACTGGAAGCAGGAATCGTAAGAGGATTCCTAAAAGTACCTCCGGTCGACTTAACCAGTAGTTTATTCCGGGGAGAAATCTTAAATAGTTTAGGACCTCGCTTAGGCCTAAATCTGCGCTACCAACTCAAATCTCAAATCTCCCTTAAAACAGGTATTTACTATACCCAAAAAGGAGCGGCCACTATTTTACAACCTTCGCCATTTGGAAGAGGAGGTATTCTCCTGATTCCTGGGGAGAACTTAAACTTTAGCTTTACCCAAATACCTATTATGTTGCGATTCCATCCGCTCAAAATAAGGGGCTTCTATCTGGGAATGGGACCCTATTTAGGAATGCTTATTTCTCACCCCCATAAAGGATTTGAAAATCTCCCTAGCTATACCCCTAAAAACACCTTTGATCTGGGCTTTGGGCTTGCTTTAGGACAAGAATTCGCCGTTCATAATAGCAATTACCTGGCATTGGAAATGAGTTTTGAATTAGGAACCAATGATATGTCCAACTTTTCCGATTATCGGATAAGCCAGGGGAGCCTATTACCCAGGGCATTTAACTTCGGAATTAGTTATTTTTTCCTGCCCCGTTAA
- a CDS encoding DUF3368 domain-containing protein produces MLIVSDSSPITNLIQVGLLDILKKLFGEITIPEQVYWELANYEKQKTEIDVRSWILIRKVSNENEVLTFEGILDSGEAEAIVLSRELGAERLLIDEKKGREIAQKLGLKIIGLLGILVLAKRKGHITLLKPILEKLVKEANFYIHPKLYEKILKEDSE; encoded by the coding sequence ATGTTAATTGTTAGTGACAGCTCACCTATTACAAATCTAATTCAAGTTGGTCTTTTAGATATCCTCAAAAAACTCTTTGGGGAAATTACTATACCAGAGCAGGTATATTGGGAACTCGCTAATTATGAAAAGCAAAAGACTGAAATAGATGTACGTTCCTGGATCCTTATTAGGAAAGTTTCTAATGAAAATGAGGTCTTGACTTTTGAGGGAATCCTGGATTCCGGGGAGGCAGAAGCGATAGTCTTATCTCGCGAATTAGGTGCAGAAAGATTATTAATAGATGAGAAAAAAGGGCGCGAAATTGCCCAGAAACTTGGTTTGAAAATAATCGGCTTATTAGGAATACTTGTTCTTGCTAAGCGAAAGGGGCACATTACGCTTTTAAAGCCTATACTAGAGAAACTGGTAAAAGAGGCTAACTTTTATATTCATCCGAAATTATACGAGAAAATCCTTAAAGAGGACTCTGAATAG